Within the Chromobacterium paludis genome, the region TGCGATCCAGCGCAAAGCCCTGAGCGGCGAACTCACGTTATAATCGCCGGCAACGCTATCTTACCCAGGCAATGAATATGAAACCGGTTACGATGTACACCACCGCGGTCTGTCCCTATTGCGTGCGCGCCAAGCAGCTGCTGTCCAGCAAGGGCGTCAGCGGCATCACGGAAATCCGCATCGATCTGGATCCGGAACAGCGCGACAAGATGATGGCGATCACCGGCCGCCGCACCGTGCCGCAGATTTTTATCGGCGAGACCCATGTCGGCGGCTGCGACGACCTGGTGGCGCTGA harbors:
- the grxC gene encoding glutaredoxin 3, with the protein product MKPVTMYTTAVCPYCVRAKQLLSSKGVSGITEIRIDLDPEQRDKMMAITGRRTVPQIFIGETHVGGCDDLVALNQAGKLDPLLAD